In Kineosporia sp. NBRC 101731, the DNA window GCCGAAGAAGAACAGGTTGGCCACGGCCGACCCGAGCCAGGTCCAGGCCAGCACGGAGGCGGCAGGCCATTCCCAACCTCGCCGACGGTCCGGACGGTCGGGCAGCGCGCGGTCGAGCGCGGCGACGATGATCAGCGCCACCAGCAGCCAGCCCGCGTAGTTCGTCAGCGGGATGCCGGGCACACCGGGCAGCGCCGGGTGTGGGTCGGCGAAACGCCAGGCATCCTGCGCGGTCATCTGTGGGTCGAGGTAGAGGTCCCAGGCGGCGAGGGTGAATCCGCCGAGCAGGACCGTGCGCGCCCGGCTCCTGGTCCCGCCGAGGCCGGTGGCCAGGCGACGGCCCAGCAACAGAGCCGGATAGGCGATCATCGTCCAGGCGATCGGGACCAGCACCGGTACCCCGACGACCTTCAGGCCCAGCCGGCCGGTGTAGATGTACTCGCCGAACGGATATCCCGTGTGCACGCCGATCGTCTCGGCCGCCAGTCCGATGCCGCCCGCGACCGCGAACAGGATCGCGGCGTGCCGAGGACTCCAGCGCAGGGCGGCGTGCAGCACCCCGGCCGAGGTCAGCAGCAGCACACTGAGCACGGTGACCACGCGCAGGGGAGCACCGGACAGCAGCGGGTAACTGATCTGGGTCAGGACACCGGCGATCAGCAGGCCGATCACGATCTGCCCCGGAACGTCCGGTGCTGTCGACTGCCGGTTCATTCTTCCCCCCGCCGGCTGGGCTCCGGCGCGGTGCCCCGGAAGGATCCGAAGGTCCCGGTGACCGAGTGCACCTCGAACCGGGCGAAAAGTTCTTCCGCGTACCAGCGCTCGGGCCCGGTGCGACGGACCACGTCGAGGTGGCTGGCCCGGTGGTAGGCGAAATCGTTCAGCGCGGACGACGATTCCCACAGGGAGAACGTGCCCTGAAGACCGATCGGGGCCTCCCCGATACCGAGCGCCAGGCGTAGACCGGCGACGGTGGACAATTCGGCGGAGACCGGAGGGACGGAACGCCAGAAGCTCATCGCCCGACTCGGTCGCAGGCGGGCCCGGGTGATCGAGGCGACCTGGACGTCGTCCGCAATTCTTCGTGGTGCCGGTGACCCGAACGGCTCGGTGCGGGCCCACTCACCCCGGCTGGTCAGAGGGCTCATCGTGATCTCGAGACGCTCGGAGGCCAGGGCGTTCCAGCGGCGGTGGACCCCACCCTCCGCGAACGCGGTGGCGTGCTCCGGGCTCTCCCAGACGGTCAGCAAACCCCAGTGCCGGGGATCGGCGTCGCGCAGGGTGAACGTGCGCCCGTCGCCGGTACCGAGAAGTTTGGCGAAACGCAGCCCGGGGACGGACCGCAGCGCAAGGCGCTCGGTACCCATCCGGAGCAGCGCCAGAGGTAGGCGGGAGATCGGCACGCCCCAGACCGTGAGCACCACGTAGGTCATGGGGTACTTCACCACCCGTCTCGCCGGAGTCGTCATCCTGCTCTCCCAACCAACGGCCGCAACCTTACGCGGGCCCGCCGACAGTCTTGGCGCGGGCGTAATCTGCCCAGGTGACGGCTCAGGCAGACTTCTCGGTGGCGCCCTACGCGATCGGGTTGACCGACCGCTTCCGGGGGATCACCGTGCGGGAGGGGGTCCTGCTGCCGGGCCCTCACGGATGGGGCGAGTTCTGCCCGTTCCCCGAGTACGACGACGCCGTCGCGTCCCGGTGGCTGGCGACGGCGGTGGAAGCCTGCACGGTCGGCTGGCCGGCGCCGGTGCGTGACCGGATCCCGGTGAACTGCATCGTTCCGGCTGTCACCCCCGAACGCGCCGCCGAGCTGGTGATCGCCTCGGGCTGTGCCACCGCGAAGGTCAAGGTGGCGGACCGGCCCGGCTCGCTCGCCGACGACCTGGCCCGGGTCGAGGCGGTGCGCTCGGCGCTCGGCCCGCACGGGGCCGTCCGGGTGGACGCGAACATGCGCTGGGACGTCGACGAGGCCGTTCACGCCCTGCGTGAGCTGACCCGGGTGGCGGGGGAGCTGGAGTATGCCGAGCAGCCCTGCCGCACCGTCGAGGAGCTCGCCGAGGTGCGTCGCCGGGTGGAGGTGCGGATCGCCGCCGACGAGTCCATCCGGCAGGCTGCCGACCCCACCCGGGTGCGGCTGAGCGAGGCGGCGGACGTCGCGGTGATCAAGTGCACACCGCTCGGAGGCGTACGCCGGGCCATGGAGGTGGCCGAGTCGACAGGACTGCCCTGTGTGGTCTCCTCGGCGCTGGAGACCAGCGTGGGTCTGGCCGCCCAGGTGGCCCTCGCGGCGGCGCTCCCGGAGCTCCCGTTCGCCTGCGGTCTCGGCACGATCTCCCTGTTTCGCGAGGATGTCGCCCGTCCGGGTGAATCTCTGCGCCCGGAAAGTGGTTTCATCCGGGTTCCGGCTGCTGCGCCGGTGCCGGACCAGACCGTCCTCGCCGGGGTCGAGATGGTCGACCCGGTGCGTCGGGCCTGGTGGCTGGCGCGTCTGGGACGGGCGATCGACGGCTTGGCCGACCCGTCCGCGGTCCCGTCGGCGTGGCGCCTGGCCTGAGCCGGCGACCTGCCCGGCCCGTCGGCATCCGCACTCCCACCCTCGGTCGCTCATCGTCGACGAGCCGATACTCAGCGTCGTCCGAACGGGGGCGCATCTGTGGTTGACGGACTCCCGGGCGACCGGTGTACATTCGAATCGTTCGAACATGTGTTCGAACGGGCTCATCGGGGATCACAGCGCGCCGGCTGCCCTTGGTGAGTTGGTCGGTGACGAGGCGAACTCGACCCCGCCTCGTCACCGGCCGTCCCGGTGTCATGTTTCACCGGCCTGCGGAGAGGGGGACCGTAGGCCGGTGGCAGCCCGTCTTCCCCCGGGCCTGGTTGCTCCGTAAGAGTTTTCGTGCGGCATCCGGATCAGCGTCAGGTATCAGTCGGCACATCGATCCCAGTCGGCAGCGGTAGCGGGAAGCGTAGGTGTAGAACGAAATGGCTCGTCGGGTAAGTGAATTGGTTGATGTCCGGGTCGTCCAGGAAACGGGTGACGCGCCGATGGCCTTCCTCTGGCGCGGTCGTCTCTACGTGGTGCGGGAAGTTCTCGGGCACTGGCACGAGCGGCGCGACTGGTGGTCCACCGCCGCCGCGCGTGCCCTGCACGGTGAGGACTCGCACGGCCGGCGACCCCCGGTCCCGGAAGAGCCGTCCTTCGCGGTCTGGTCCGGACAGCCGTCCGGATCCTCCGGCGAACTGCCTGGCGGAGTGCCCGGCGGTATCCCTGGGCGGGCCCGCGAAGACCAGCTCGAAGACGTTGTCGGCAGGTCCCACAAGCATTCTCGCCATCGGTCTCGTGGTGGGGCGGAGCGAGGTGCCGAACGGCCCGGTTCGGCCCGGCGTCACTCCGGGCCGGCGGGAGCACCGGCTGGATCGGCCGGGCCCGCCGAAAAGCCCCACGAGTTCATGCTCGACAGCGAGTGCGAGGTCTGGAGGGTGGAGGCGAGCACCGGGCGGGCCTTCGGCAGCGGGGTGTACGACCTCTCCCGCACACCGTCCGCGGAGCAGTCGGCCGATTCCTGGCGCCTGCTCCAGGTCGCCGACTGAGCGCCCGCGAATTCCGGCCCGATCTTCATGACCGACTCCGGAACCACTTCTGGACCCAAGGATTCTGGTCCCGCGGAATCCGGTCCACCGGCGAGTTCTGTGCCGCCCCGTCAGAAATCCTCAGCCCCGGGAAACCCAGGCCCGTCAGGGCCCACGCCACGGACGGCACCATCTCCGCAACTCCCACGAGTTCCACCGTCGTGGCGGCCCTTTCATCAGGGTCACAGCGGTGCCGTACCCGATCGTCCGTCCGAACGTCCTGAACGTCCTGACCCCGAGGAGGCCGACATGTCGGCAACCACTCTGGCCCGGCCGCCCGTCTCGACCGCGGCGCGGATGCTGCTCGATCGTTCCCGGGCCGGCCTGGCCCAGGCCTGCGCGTCGCGCACCGCGTCCGAGCGCTACGTCACCGCACATCTGGCGGCCCTGCGGGCCGCGGCCGCGGTGCTCGCGGTCCGCAGTCGTCCCGGGGGCCGGGGCGGGCCCCGCAGCGTCTGGGAGGTCCTGCCCCGGGTTGCTCCTGAACTGGGCGAGTGGTCCTCGTTCTTCGCCTCCACCGCCTCCCGCCGGGCTGCGATCGACGCCGGCCGCACTGGCGTCATCAGTGCCCGCGAGGCCGACGATCTGCTGCGCGAGGCAGAGGCTTTCCACCATCTGGTCGAGTCCACACTCGGCCTGCCCTACCAGCAGGTTCTCCCGTTGACCCTGCCGAGCTGCGAATGACCACGAGATGCCGCACCCCTTCACCCACCTGCACGTCGCCTCCGGGTACTCCCTCCGGTACGGCGCCTCCAGTCCGCGCCAGCTGGTCGAACAGGCCGTCTCCGAGGGCCTGACCTCCCTGGCACTGACCGACCGCGACGGCCTCTACGGCGCGGTCAAGTTTGTCAGCTCCTGTAAGGAAGCCGGGATCGAACCGGCCCTCGGTGTGAATCTCGCCGTCGAGCCAGTACTTCCGGTCGGCGGAAGGCGGCGGGTACCCGCCGGGCAAGGCATTCCGGGACCCGTCCGACGGGTCCCGGTGCGGGGCGGTGCCAGCGTGGACCCTCGTCTTCCCCGGGTCACCGTGCTGGCACTCGCCTCCGGCCCTGGCACCGGACTGCAGCCGGGCCAGGGTTGGGGTCGCCTGTGCCGGCTGGTCACCGCCACCCATCTGAGAGGTGAGCGGGGCCGGCCGGTCAGCACCGTCGAGTTGATCACCGAACAGGCCCAGCTCGACGGCGTCCCCGCGCTCGTCGTCCTGCTCGGGCCCGATTCCGAGTACGGCCGGGCGGTGCTGGCCGGTCGTGCCGATCTGGCACGGGCGGTGCTCGATCACTGGCGTGCCCTGCTGCCATCTGCCTGCCTGGCCGTGGAGATCGTGTATCACCTCGGGCCGCAGGGGGTTCCGGGAAGTCTTGGGCAAGCCGCGCGGATGCTGAACCTGGCCCGCCAGTACGGGGTTCCGGCCGTCCTCACCAACGCCGTGCGACACGCCGGCCGCGACGGTGCGGTCACGGTCGACGTGCTGGACGCTGCCCGCCGACTGGTCGCCATCGACTCCCGGCACCTCGACCGCACCACCAGCGAGGGCTACCTCGTCGGCGCCGCCGAGATGACCCGCAGGGCGCACGACATCGCGGTCGCGGCCGGTGCCCCGGCGGCAGCGGGGCAGATGCTGGCGCTGACCGAGTCGCTGGCCTCGCGTTGTCTGATGAACGCGGATCGCGAGCTCGGTCTCGGCGAGGCCCACCTGCCCGAGGCCCGGGTACTCGGTCTGGAGGGCAAGGACGCACATGCCGAGCTACGAC includes these proteins:
- a CDS encoding DUF6504 family protein, whose translation is MARRVSELVDVRVVQETGDAPMAFLWRGRLYVVREVLGHWHERRDWWSTAAARALHGEDSHGRRPPVPEEPSFAVWSGQPSGSSGELPGGVPGGIPGRAREDQLEDVVGRSHKHSRHRSRGGAERGAERPGSARRHSGPAGAPAGSAGPAEKPHEFMLDSECEVWRVEASTGRAFGSGVYDLSRTPSAEQSADSWRLLQVAD
- a CDS encoding carotenoid biosynthesis protein, which gives rise to MNRQSTAPDVPGQIVIGLLIAGVLTQISYPLLSGAPLRVVTVLSVLLLTSAGVLHAALRWSPRHAAILFAVAGGIGLAAETIGVHTGYPFGEYIYTGRLGLKVVGVPVLVPIAWTMIAYPALLLGRRLATGLGGTRSRARTVLLGGFTLAAWDLYLDPQMTAQDAWRFADPHPALPGVPGIPLTNYAGWLLVALIIVAALDRALPDRPDRRRGWEWPAASVLAWTWLGSAVANLFFFGRPWVGVYGGLVMGLTVLPYLRHLIAVAGAEPDGEPGSGPGTEPGTGPDREPSQEPNPAPEDHRGQDLAREQSTVPGGRPGQRSRTGHESGSGSTGPGTRTGTGGRPGSSDRPSSSDRPSSGKRAGSGHRPDPGKRAGSGSWPEPGSWADSGSRPGAGGRPGSGNRPDQDDDFKDTTARIGER
- a CDS encoding SAV_6107 family HEPN domain-containing protein, which gives rise to MSATTLARPPVSTAARMLLDRSRAGLAQACASRTASERYVTAHLAALRAAAAVLAVRSRPGGRGGPRSVWEVLPRVAPELGEWSSFFASTASRRAAIDAGRTGVISAREADDLLREAEAFHHLVESTLGLPYQQVLPLTLPSCE
- a CDS encoding o-succinylbenzoate synthase — translated: MTAQADFSVAPYAIGLTDRFRGITVREGVLLPGPHGWGEFCPFPEYDDAVASRWLATAVEACTVGWPAPVRDRIPVNCIVPAVTPERAAELVIASGCATAKVKVADRPGSLADDLARVEAVRSALGPHGAVRVDANMRWDVDEAVHALRELTRVAGELEYAEQPCRTVEELAEVRRRVEVRIAADESIRQAADPTRVRLSEAADVAVIKCTPLGGVRRAMEVAESTGLPCVVSSALETSVGLAAQVALAAALPELPFACGLGTISLFREDVARPGESLRPESGFIRVPAAAPVPDQTVLAGVEMVDPVRRAWWLARLGRAIDGLADPSAVPSAWRLA
- a CDS encoding monooxygenase, with product MTTPARRVVKYPMTYVVLTVWGVPISRLPLALLRMGTERLALRSVPGLRFAKLLGTGDGRTFTLRDADPRHWGLLTVWESPEHATAFAEGGVHRRWNALASERLEITMSPLTSRGEWARTEPFGSPAPRRIADDVQVASITRARLRPSRAMSFWRSVPPVSAELSTVAGLRLALGIGEAPIGLQGTFSLWESSSALNDFAYHRASHLDVVRRTGPERWYAEELFARFEVHSVTGTFGSFRGTAPEPSRRGEE